The Anastrepha ludens isolate Willacy chromosome 2, idAnaLude1.1, whole genome shotgun sequence DNA window gcagaaggcatttggtgattcgaccatgtcgtagaaaaatgtttataagtggtacaaagacttcaaagagggtcgagaacgtgttgatgacttggagcgctccggacgaccatcgatgtCAACAGATGACccacacgtcaataaagtgaaggagttagtgctcaaaaatcgtcggttgactgttgaagaccttactgatatgatcggaatatcagaaggatctgtgaaaatcattttgaatagtcaaatctcgtttggtaccgaaaaccctcaatttcttggaaaaaagtcgtcgcgttgatgtgtgtgaaacaatgctttcagactatcaggacaagctcaaaatgcatcattacgggagatgagacttggatttatgcttacggccctgaaacaaccgaccaatcaagcgaatatcgtgctaaaggcgaggccagaccgaaaagagcacgtcaaagtcgtttttttttcgattttcgtggtgtggtgaactaattatgaattccttccacctggccaaactgttaataaggaatattatttgagcgttatgcgtcgtttacgtcaagcaatttgtctaaaaagaccagaaatatgggccaacaactcttggtttttgcatcacgataatgcaccgtctcacactgcactcgttcttcgtgaccatttcgccaaaaattccgcgcatatcgttccgcaaccaccgtattcgcctgatttggctccgtgtgacttctggctattcccaaaactcaagagaccactccggggaacgcgtttcgagtcgattgaggagataaaagctgaatcgaagaagatgctgatggctataccggaaatggactatttggcatgtttcggggattagaaaaatcgttggtgttgtaaagaaaagaggattctaatttttaatagcttctttgattgatgctttaaaaaacctgtaaaggtatttatttattttattcttttagtttttacatattttttacaattcgtggtttaattatatttcagttttcCTTTACCTTAGTTTTCCTctcttattctttatttctttcaattagGCCTTATATGTGTGTCCGCGAGCaccgataaaaatgaaatgagcgaTATAAAAGAGCAAAGCTTAGTTATAGTGACAAGTCATAATTTCGCACAGAGTTGCtctatttcgtaaatttttacgGGTTGCTTAAGTCGGCAACAATGTCCCCCCGGTAAGCGGACGAATCTTCGGAGCTTGCCTTGTCTTTGCCGATGTCGAGCACTGCAAGCTTTACTGCTGGTCGTTCTAAAACACCTTGCCTCGTTTTTACTTTAGCACGCCTTACTTGTCCATCTTTTGCCATCGTTGTTTCGACGACTATACCTTTTAGCCAAGTGTTCCTTTCTGCGTTTTCATCGACAATCAATACGATGTCACCCTCGCTTATGGGTTTcactttttcaaaccatttactGCGGCGTGTAAGTGATGGAATCATTTCACGTACCCATCGACGCCAGAATAAATTCGCAAACATCTCGCTTTGacgtaaattcatttttaagctAATTTCTTCAGGTTTACAAAACGGCTTGGCTCCATTTGAACTAcccaataaaaaatggtttgggGTAATCGGTTCCTGGTCTTCATAGTCGAGCGATAGATATGTCAGCGGTCGAGAATTAATGATCATCTCCACCTCCAGCAAAGCCGAACGTAAACTTTCATCAGAGAATCTCTGCGACGGCGAAATCTTATACAGCACTgcctttgttgttcttattagGCGTTCCCATGCTCCACCCATGTGAGGTGCAGCTGGTGGATTAAACTTCCAGGCGATACCTTTGTGAGCAAGTTCACGTTCTACGATAGAAGCATTCAGTTTAAGCAGCTCGTCTTTTAAAAAGCTATCTGCCCCGCGAAAATTCGTACCGTTATcgctatatatttcaacagggcAGCCACGGCGAGCAATGAAATTTCGCAAGCACATTAGACAGGAGTCAGTACTTAGAGAATGGGCTATTTCTATGTGTATAGCTCTTATTGTCAGGCAGGTCAGCAATACTCCCCACCTCTTCTTCGCCTTGCGGTTTTCAGTAACTAAGATCGGCCCAAAATAATCGATTCCAACATATGTAAATCGACGAGAATATGCGGCAAGCCGGGCTGTTGGTAATTGCGCCATTTGTGGAGCTTGCGGAGCGGCGTTCGCGATTTTACATACTTGGCAATTTCGCCTCACAGCTTTAAATAACGATCGcagttttggtataaaaaacaattgtctTACCTCATTCAAGGCTGTCTCGTGCTGAATATGGTAAAAGCGTTGATGATAGTGATCTACTATAAGATAGGTTACTCGATGACCAGGTGGTAGAACAATGAAATCACGTTGAGGCTGGTCGCATGACTGAAAATATGTTGCCCTATTTTTCACACGAATGAGATGCTCGTCGTCCATATAAACTTGCAGGTTTCGTAGCGGACCAGTTTTACATACAGGCTTACCAACTTTAAGCAATGACCAGTCGTCAAAATGTTCCATTTGGATTGTcttaaaaataaacagttttgcACGCCGAAAATGACATGCGGTTAGATGACTGCCTTCCGATGTGATTTGGAGCCGTTGTTTAAGTTTTTCGATGTAAAGCACACAGTTTGCTATAGCTCTATATAGTCgaagccaattcgaaaaatattcaaagttgATATTTACCTTTCGCACGTTGTGAATTAGAAGCTTAGTTCGAAATTCGCTAGGGTTCACCGTACCCAGATCTTCTTGTTCCGGCCACTCTTTAGTAGGTAAAGTAAGGAAAGCGGGACCATTTATCCACTGATGAGCTACCTCAATGCAAGGCCTCGTTTTCGTAGCAATATCAGCGACATTCATTTTTGTTGGTATCCAACGCCATTCACTGATAGCAGTTGCTTCTTGGATTTCAGCGATACGAAACattacaaattgttgaaatttacgcgGATCACCATGAAGCCACTTTAGAACGGTTTTTGAGTCGCTCCAGATGCAACgtttctcaaattttatatgATGTGCTTCCTCAACCATGTTTGTTAAACGTGCACCAATTACCGCAGCCTGTAGTTCCAGTCGTGGTATTGAGAGCGGGCGCAACGGTGCGACCTTTGCTTTAGCTGCCACCAACCTACTGACGACGTGACCTCCAGCTTCAATACGAAAATATGATACGGCTGCGTATGCATTTTCACTTGCGTCTACGAACGTATGCAGTTGTACTTTACAGTCATCCTCGTAAAGGAGTGGAGAGTAGCAACGCGGTACCGACACGCTAGTAATAACGGGAATGTATTCAATCcaagttttccatttcaatgaaaGTTCATAATTTAACGGTTGGTCCCAGTCTATTCCACTTCGCCAGATATCTTGAATAAGAATCTTTAGATACGAAGTTAAGCAAGCTACTAGTCCCAGCGGATCGAAAACTGACATGAGCACTTGCAATACTTCTCTCTTTGTAGGGACGACCCTGTCCGCGAATACATTGCGCTTAAGCCGAACAAATTTGAGCACGTAGCTGAATGTATCGGATTTTGGTTCCCAGTACATACcaagtattttttcgaaatttatgacATCCTTACTGCAGTCAAATGATTTAAGTTGTGGCTCCCCATCTCCATTAAGCGCTGCTAAAACATCTGGCGAATTGCTTGACCAATTACGCATGTTGAAACCACATTTAGAGTGAACATCTCGAACATTTTTTGCCAATTTGATAGCTTCGTCGACGGTTCGAGCCGAATCAATAAAATCATCGACGTAATGGTGATTCTTTATTGCACACGCTACCTGAGAATTTTGAGCAGCGTGTACCGAAGCATTTAGATTTCGCACGTAATGCGCTATACATGGAGAACAAGAAGCACCAAAACTTAAAACGTTGAGCCTGTAAACGTTTATCGGATCATTCATGTTAGTACGCCAGAGAAAACGCTGAGCATCTGCGTCTGGGTGTCGTAACTTAATGCGGTGGAACATTTCTTCGATATCACCGCATATTGCGATTCTACCCATTCGAAAGTTGAATAATATATTTACTAGTGGAGTTAACATATCTGGCCCTTTCAGTAAGAAATTGTTTAGGGATACATCTCTAGATTTTGCGGCTGCATCCCACACAAGTCGAATTTTATTTGGCTTGTGCGGATTGCGGACAATAAAAACCGgcaaataccaaattttgtCACCACGGTCATTTATAGCTTCGTTCGGTAACTTGGTCgcataatttttcttaactaagTTGTCAATTTGTTCCTGCATATTGCGTTGTAGTTCAGGATTGCTAGATAACTTACGTTCCAGACACTTAAAGCGACTAAGAGCTGTTGGCAAGCTGTCTGGCAATCGTACATTATCATTTGACCACAGCAAGCTCGCGGTGTACTGACCCTCATGCAACTCGCAGTTACCCAAAATTTCTATGGCTCGTTGATCTTCCATTGAAACTGGATTTACCTTTGGCACTGAAATtccaatattttcattcaacatgAAAGACTTTACGAGTTCATGCAAGTTGTTATCGCTCTCGCAGTCGCATTTATGTAAGTTTAATCCGTTACCTTTACTCTGATTATTACCGCCACCAAAAATTGTCCACCCTAATCTGGTTTTCGCCCCTACGGGATCTTGCCATCCACCTTCACGTATCTTCTGTGCCATTATCAAATTGGGGTTATTTACACCAATAATTAGCTTAGGAACTATGTCAATAAAGTTTGGCAAGGGAATGCCTTTTAAATgtgcatattttgttttcaattggtCAGCAATCAATGTTGATGATGACATATTTAAGCTACTAACCGTGTAAACACCTCGGAGTGGATATATTTTCGCACCTTGAATATTACCTGAAATTCGTAAATCGAGCCGTTGCGAATCAGCTTCATATCGGTTTATATCTCCAGTCCAGTGAATGCATAGAGGATCGGGAACGCCAGCCTCACCCAATTCATCTGCAAGTGTTTGATCTATAAGTGTTAGTGTAGATCCATCATCCATAAACGCGTATGtggatattgttttatttcttccatacaaaactATCGGTAAGATTCGAAAATATGTGGTGTTGTTGCTGGAAATCGAACGGTGGTTATTCAGCATCGTTGAAACTTCACTATTTTTGTTAACATCAGAATGAAGGAGCCTGTGGTGACGTATTGTGCAGCTATCCACCCCACACGACTTGTTACTCCAGCAGCGGCGAGAGTGTGTTCCCAAACACTGGCGGCATAGATTTTTCCTCTTAACAAAGTCCCATCTCTCATTCATAGTGAGTGCTTTAAACCGGTCACACTGAGGAACCTTATGCGGGTTATTACATACTGCGCATCTGGGCATAGATTTTGCTTCTTCGTATTGTTTTAAAACGGCATCAGATTTATGCGTGTGCAAATGAGCTTCACGCTTGTTAAGTTTCTCTGAGAGTGATGCCGGATTCGTAACACGGCAAGCTGCTTCAGCCAATGTGGACAACCAGGTAGAAAAATCTTCCAAGCAAGGGTTATTCATGCCAGTTGAATAAATTGCCCAGTTAAGTTTTGACTCCTGAGAGAGCTTCTCAACGAATTCGTGCAATAGTAATGGGCTGTTGAGGTAACCGCTTAGTTTGCTTGCATGAATTATTGCTACTATATTCTTGATAGCAAATGCAAAGTCGATGAGTAGATCAAGTTTACCCTTAGGCGATGGTAATTGACGCGCCCTATCAATAAGTACTCTAAGTATTTGCTCAGGACGTCCAAAATACATTCTGAGCGTATTTATAATATCAGGTACCATCTCCGGTAATACCAGTAAATTGCGCACGACCTCCCTAGCCTTACCACGTAGACACTTTTGAAGGCGAACTAAATTCTCATGATGAGAGTAACCAGCCATTTGTGTGCTCTGTTCATATGCACTAACAAAAATATGCCACTCTTGGGGGTCACCGCTAAATACCGGCAAGTCTTTTGGCACGCATTGCCGCGCTGCAAACTGCGAAGTCGTCAAATTACAGGTTTCGGCTGATTGACTTGCGAATACCTGATTTGGCGAACTTGCTGTACTTGTTGGTGCTGTGAACGTTGTAAATATGTTTGGCGAATTACCGTTGCAGTCTACATGTAAGGCCTGACTACGCTCTGCCGCAGTCCGCGTCGACGGCTGACGTGGTGACTGCATAACCGTATGTACCGGTACCTCACGCGCTGGACATATGTTGGTTCTGTTATTTTGTACAGGCTGCACTGGAGTAGGCGAAAATGCTGTGTTACCGCTCACATTAGTTCCACACATTTTGGTGGGGCCAATAACACATGAACCTTCTATTTCCTCGTCTGCATCTTCTGCGTttaaaatgcgaaatttttccCGTAAATACTCTTCTCTTAAACGCATGGTCTCTTCTAGTTGCTGTAAACGGAGCTGTTTTTTTCTGCTATGGATTAGCAATTCTTGTGGTGCGCTGAGACTGCCACCGTCGCCATCtagatttatttgtaaattttgatcTGCAGGCGGTGCAGGACTAGTGACGTTATACTCACAATCATTTTGCACTACAACTTCTTCAGCCATTGTGTTTAGCGTTGCTGGAGCACCGTTTAATTCCGCCATCATTTAATAaggttttttaaagattttgttgtaaagaaaagaggattctaatttttaatagcttctttgattgatgctttaaaaaacctgtaaaggtatttatttattttattcttttagtttttacatattttttacaattcgtggtttaattatatttcagttttcCTTTACCTTAGTTTTCCTctcttattctttatttctttcaattagGCCTTATATGTGTGTCCGCGAGCaccgataaaaatgaaatgagcgaTATAAAAGAGCAAAGCTTAGTTATAGTGACAAGTCATAATTTCGCACAGAGTTGCtctatttcgtaaatttttacgGGTTGCTTAAGTCGGCAACAGTTGGCATAAGTgaatttcatcgagaggggattattttgaaggggatgaaattgatttacatgaataaataaatatttataattttacaaccaaattcaccttactttttgcccacagtgttATAATCGTTAGTAGCGTCAAGGGGTTCGGTTTAGCAGATTGTTTGCTAGTAGCTTATTCGAGTGTTCTCTTTGAAGGTTGGAATGAAATTTCAGAAGTTTATATGTTGCAGGATACATTGCCtcaaattagaaataaactGTTGCTCGTTTTTAACTGTCATTTAAGCTGCGGCCTGATTGCTGTTTTGCAGTTTACTTTGCATTACAATAAAACGAGTGATCACTTTTTTGAGCtttatgttgagaaatgaaataaagcaaaataaataaaatatctgcgtactctgtttttccattttcgcaaaTGATAGTGAAATATATCTGCATCAAATAAGGCGTGTGtgaatgtacttatatattaacACATCGAACGTCTTCtaacttttaacaaacttttaaaacaCGGTGTCTTCGACGAGATTATATACACTCTGCGTCAGAAAAAAGTAACTGCGATTATTCTTGAAGTgttaaagatatatatttaaaaaaaattttacatcaaagtatgtacaaaactacgagtcgcaattactcaataaaccgTATGGTCTTCATCGTGTTCGAGTTTAGCCTGACATCTTCTCgacatgctttgaaccagctttactgtgtagctcgtcgacaaactgTTGCTCATTATCCTCTTGCAGGACCCATTCATTGTTTCTTCCTGGGTACATCTTTTTCACCGACATTAAAAACCCTCAATTGTAAATTTGCAACCTTTTTTCCGCATCCGAAGCATCCGAAACCGCGCTCGGAGAAGCAACCCCAAACTTTCACTTACACCGGGTGCTTAACAGTGCACTGTACGATTTTAGTATGGCTCGTGGCTCGCTTAAGTGGAACCCAAGCCCAGAAAGTTGCTTCATCCGagaaaaaaacaactttaaccCAATCACGTTCTATATTTTCGGTAGCCCAATCCTTGCGTTTCTCAATGTATTTTTCTGAGAGCAATGATTTTGATGATGTgtgacggtaggatatgttcgcctccttcaatcgacgttcgatggtgttgatactcagggctattccctttttagcaagaactgatcgtacttgccgtagtcacaaagaaggatcccgcttaaaaagttggacgaccactttatcctgctttttttgtcgtcactcgcttcaaggtgcgctcggaaaagtcatcaacacttTTGTACcatacaccttataccgctgattccacgttacaacaaacttttttgattttttaatcatttttctagccacggcgtaagataatttcggctccttcaaatgcgtgcataaaaatatcacctcaaaacgcttcgtgtacttctcactcatttctgtttggttgcgtttacgggaaagtatcgaacgacactaacctgagttagcactggcatcGTAGCCCTTGAGCAGGACTATtaagcagcaaaaagcagaacgaaatatatcttgaagttacaagaagaaaaccggttcttttcttgtgacacagactgtatgtatgtatttatataatctTACTCAAAAAGTTCTGAAAATAACCGCCAGGTGGCACTTAacgtcaactgatttgagtttttttttttatttgctaggTTGCCTGTGTCTGTGGTTCACAtttctaccaaaattttatcgccattgctgccatttgtaaaagttaagcCGTCTTCAGTAAATctcttatttcaataaaaagagcattgatcaaaaaattcgacgtccaaaagttgtttttcaaagcgcgttcacgttcgccattcactgttacattggcaccttgtctttgaagaaatatggccgATATCCATAGTCTGCACGAAACGATTGTTTTTAATGGATATTCTTGAATGGTTTCAGGAATCTACAGCCTGAATAGGGAAGTTTTGCTTTTTGACATAGCGATTAAGCCAAAAATCAGCCTCATCTTTGAACACCATAAATTGGCCTGAGCGCCATTACGCACTatgaccagagctgatctattgtgaaaagcCTATTTTTAGAGTttcaggctttttaaaaattttagcacaattttgggcttgttgttccaaagattgcatggagatactacgataccaccgaggtggtgaagtctctgtctgcccaacgcaggacattcacaaagcacatgttctgatcTTTCtttgtccatttcgcaaaagcggcagacattggtctcagatagaccaatattatttagatgataccacaggctgcagtgacctgtaagatatcctgttaaaagacgcagatttactctgcttagtgagagtagcttgtcagatattcctttgttgggacttagaaatagtttggcttgacgttgaccggcacagtttagccagtgtacggcaagttttctttcttcccatttcctaaggaattcattaatgtggccttttgtcagtccacagaaaggatcaggaccagtaagttgcatatttgccccttgttttgcaaggtcatcagccatttcatttccctcatgttcTTGATgccccggaatccagcctagtgttactatgttgagggttcctaacgtgttgagaaggtttatgCAATCaattaccaatttagaggtgatagttgttgatagaaggacttttagagccgcttggctatctgaaagtatgtagatgtgagtacctctcattttcttgttaaggcattctctcacacatatttcaatgacatgtatttctgcctggaatattgttgggtagagtcccatcggaatgtcaatgaatactgaaaaaattatgtatttagtttgacagtattCATgcttgatctgtcaaaaaactctTATTGGAAAGAGTACCTCCATTCTGATCACTCTCTATAATActagtttattcctcaaaagtggtgttatcgccttcaaagttcTCCCCATGaactgcaatgcccttatgccAGTGTTTGATCCAGCTTTCGAAACATTTGTGGAACTCTATTTCCTGCGTAGCCATCGTCGGCTTTGAtgcttcgatttttccattacttcctttcggcggTTAAAACGTGTTCCCCGTAATGGTTTTTGACTcgttcaaacagaaaaaaaacggaCGGAACCATATTACCATTCAACCATTCAAATTCTTccctttttggcgaattgcttcccATAACGGCCAAataaggcaaacattcgtggTGTACAATTCCGTCATCACTTTCATTTTGACTAGAAACGACATGGTTGTTTTGGTCTtgattcattcggagctcttcaCTAACTCGCCTGacgtctggattgcgtgtcgtacttaTAAGCCCACGTCTTGTTTTTGagtcggattcagccttggatATTATGTTTTTGggcccttttttgcatgaaattcaggtccttcGGGACCAACTTTGAAGCAACACGGCACAAACCCAaatccaaatcattaactataacgtcctgaacggatccatatgCAATGATGCAATATTCGGTGAAAACGGCAACTCCGTGTGGAGCGACCACACCTATAACTATGTTGATTTAGTTCAActatatatattgggtagtcgcaaaagtcttttcgtattttgtcaatagatgtcgttggagtcatctatatccagtgctaccaatcacattgtgtcatgtcatatggtgttagaaaggtaacattttaagcttcatttaaccaaaacaaaatcaaattcggagaagttgaaaaaagttatagctgttgaaaaattagtgaaaataataaagaaattcgctatattttgaaatttttgtataaaaaagggaagaatgccacgcaagcctccaatgaaatttgtgaagtttacggagacgatgctgtatcagttcgtgtagcacagcAATGGTTCGCttgcttccgttctggaaatttcgatgtgaaagatgcacctcgctccggtcgacctatcgtaaaaaaatcgatgaaatcatggaaaatattgaccaggaccgtcacataagttgccatgacatcgccaaggcactaaacattcatcatcaaacggttttgaaccatttaaaaaaggctggttacaaaaagaagctcgatgtttgggtaccacatgaattgtctgtgaaaaattcaatgggccgaattaacatctgcgattctttgctgaaacgaaatgaaatcgaaccatttctgaagccaATGTTAACagaagacgaaaagtggatcaaatacgacaataatgtgcgaaaaagatcatggtgcaagggtggtgaagtttaacaaatggtcgcaaagccaggattgacgcctcgaaaggttatgctgtgtgtttggtgggattggaaaataaatcatccactatgagctgctccagcctgctcgaacgattgattctacactttactgtcaacaactgatgagactgaagcaagcaatcgaaaaaaaacagccagaactgatcagcagaaagggcgtcgtcttccaccaggacaatgctaagccacacacatctttgatgactcggcaaaaactgggagagcttagctgggaagttttgatgcatccaccatatagccctgaccttgcaccatcggacgaccatttgtttcggtcaatgcagaactcccttaatggagtaaagttggcttgaagagaagcctgtgaaaattacttgtcgcagtttttcgccgagaaaccacaaaagttttacactgaatgtctctagaagaaaaatggcaaaaggtggtcgaccaaaatggtacatatttggcttAATAAAGTTcactataaatataaaaaaaatgagttgaagtttgattagaaatacgaaaagactttttcgactacccaatatatatcacatattataaaacaaagtcgctttttctgtccctatgtccccttatacgcttaaatctttaaaactacgcaacggattttgatgcggtttttttttaaagatagattgattgaagaggaaggtttatatctatataatgtgaagaaatatataaagggggcgtggcaatcggtcaaaatgtggcaaaaaaacataatttttttgttttcacgaccataaatcataaacgaatcaaccaattaaaatgaaactttcttgaagtttaactttgaaatatttactttcgttctgcatcaaaaaaaataattgatttatttgttatttaaccaaaattgtttaaacaaaagcagctctttttccaaaaaaagctgtttgtgtgtgtgttcgctgtcaaccgaatgaagcaacaggcgt harbors:
- the LOC128855580 gene encoding uncharacterized protein LOC128855580 codes for the protein MAELNGAPATLNTMAEEVVVQNDCEYNVTSPAPPADQNLQINLDGDGGSLSAPQELLIHSRKKQLRLQQLEETMRLREEYLREKFRILNAEDADEEIEGSCVIGPTKMCGTNVSGNTAFSPTPVQPVQNNRTNICPAREVPVHTVMQSPRQPSTRTAAERSQALHVDCNGNSPNIFTTFTAPTSTASSPNQVFASQSAETCNLTTSQFAARQCVPKDLPVFSGDPQEWHIFVSAYEQSTQMAGYSHHENLVRLQKCLRGKAREVVRNLLVLPEMVPDIINTLRMYFGRPEQILRVLIDRARQLPSPKGKLDLLIDFAFAIKNIVAIIHASKLSGYLNSPLLLHEFVEKLSQESKLNWAIYSTGMNNPCLEDFSTWLSTLAEAACRVTNPASLSEKLNKREAHLHTHKSDAVLKQYEEAKSMPRCAVCNNPHKVPQCDRFKALTMNERWDFVKRKNLCRQCLGTHSRRCWSNKSCGVDSCTIRHHRLLHSDVNKNSEVSTMLNNHRSISSNNTTYFRILPIVLYGRNKTISTYAFMDDGSTLTLIDQTLADELGEAGVPDPLCIHWTGDINRYEADSQRLDLRISGNIQGAKIYPLRGVYTVSSLNMSSSTLIADQLKTKYAHLKGIPLPNFIDIVPKLIIGVNNPNLIMAQKIREGGWQDPVGAKTRLGWTIFGGGNNQSKGNGLNLHKCDCESDNNLHELVKSFMLNENIGISVPKVNPVSMEDQRAIEILGNCELHEGQYTASLLWSNDNVRLPDSLPTALSRFKCLERKLSSNPELQRNMQEQIDNLVKKNYATKLPNEAINDRGDKIWYLPVFIVRNPHKPNKIRLVWDAAAKSRDVSLNNFLLKGPDMLTPLVNILFNFRMGRIAICGDIEEMFHRIKLRHPDADAQRFLWRTNMNDPINVYRLNVLSFGASCSPCIAHYVRNLNASVHAAQNSQVACAIKNHHYVDDFIDSARTVDEAIKLAKNVRDVHSKCGFNMRNWSSNSPDVLAALNGDGEPQLKSFDCSKDVINFEKILGMYWEPKSDTFSYVLKFVRLKRNVFADRVVPTKREVLQVLMSVFDPLGLVACLTSYLKILIQDIWRSGIDWDQPLNYELSLKWKTWIEYIPVITSVSVPRCYSPLLYEDDCKVQLHTFVDASENAYAAVSYFRIEAGGHVVSRLVAAKAKVAPLRPLSIPRLELQAAVIGARLTNMVEEAHHIKFEKRCIWSDSKTVLKWLHGDPRKFQQFVMFRIAEIQEATAISEWRWIPTKMNVADIATKTRPCIEVAHQWINGPAFLTLPTKEWPEQEDLERELAHKGIAWKFNPPAAPHMGGAWERLIRTTKAVLYKISPSQRFSDESLRSALLEVEMIINSRPLTYLSLDYEDQEPITPNHFLLGSSNGAKPFCKPEEISLKMNLRQSEMFANLFWRRWVREMIPSLTRRSKWFEKVKPISEGDIVLIVDENAERNTWLKGIVVETTMAKDGQVRRAKVKTRQGVLERPAVKLAVLDIGKDKASSEDSSAYRGDIVADLSNP